One Lucilia cuprina isolate Lc7/37 chromosome 4, ASM2204524v1, whole genome shotgun sequence DNA segment encodes these proteins:
- the LOC124419366 gene encoding protein O-mannosyl-transferase 2-like: MEKIVEKNAKNECKIFLLQYNNEKLNWWIIFATVLLLTIATRYYKVTEPDHVCWDETHFGKMGSWYINRTFFFDVHPPLGKMLIGLSGYLTGYNGTYPFEKPGDKYNGTHYEGMRYVSIFLI; encoded by the exons atggaaaaaattgtcgagaaaaacgcaaaaaacgagtgtaaaatatttctattgcagtacaataatgaaaaatt AAATTGGTGGATTATTTTTGCTACGGTTTTACTTTTAACCATTGCTACCCGATATTATAAAGTAACTGAGCCAGACCATGTGTg TTGGGATGAAACCCACTTTGGAAAAATGGGAAGTTGGTATATTAATCGTACATTTTTCTTTGATGTACATCCACCATTAGGGAAG ATGTTAATCGGTTTATCGGGCTATTTGACTGGCTATAATGGAACTTATCCATTTGAAAAGCCCGGAGATAAGTATAATGGAACACACTATGAAGGCATGCGctatgtaagtatttttttaatttaa